The following DNA comes from Anopheles coustani chromosome 2, idAnoCousDA_361_x.2, whole genome shotgun sequence.
TAAACTGAACAAAGTTCCTGCCCGATCGAACTAAACGCTATGAAATTACAAACGTTTACATTAGAATGTGATTATGATATAAGGTTCTtcatgtttttattcaaaagtaaTATTCATTATATCTTAATTTTTAATACTTCaataatttacatttaattgTACACGGTAAAGaattgtttagtttttgattTCAAATGATCGAGTGCTACCGCCGCTTGTAATTTGGTCACATCGTCCGTGTCAGTAACAATAACATGTTTCAGAAAACGATAAACGGAAATCAAATATTCTTGCAAATCCATTAAACCTTCCATTCCTTCGATTAATTGTGACAGTACAAGAATAGCGGCTCTCCGAGTTGGTAAAAACGTATCTGTTTCCATTATACAGCTTATACAGGCAAATACCTgaaaatatgaagaaaaacggATTGATTGCGATgagatgtttaatttttttttgtcattcttTATACATACCTCGTAGAAAAAATGATGTACTTGATAAGAAAGGATGCGACATATGTTTCCAATGTTCGCAAGGCTCGATGTGCGAAATTCATCAACGGAATTTTTCAtcccaaaaagaaaacagtttaATAGTTCATCTCTGTAGCGAATTGCAGTTGGGCCAAGAACTTCAACTATCTTTATAATTGCTTCGCCGATCTTTAGACGGTAGTCAATGTTTTTATCCACGCTATGATATTCCTTTATAAGTACTTCAACTGTTTCTGTTTCGAAGACTTCGCACAGACTAACAAGCAATCGAACGGAGTTCAAAAATGCATAACTTTCTTCGCTCATCAAGTTTTCTAACGCCAATATGAGGATAGTATGACGTCGTGCCACCGTTTCGACATCACGTTctttaatcaattttatgaGAAGTGTTGTACCGTACACTTTGCTATACGGTTCTGAATCAGCACACAAGGACAGCGCATTGTGACAGGTGGAATCGGATATCGTATCGTTGTCTACCATTGATGTGTTGCAAATATAATCTATCTTTATCTTCATTTGATCGGTACATCCCGGTAAACTTTTATATTGTTCCAGAAGCCttacaattttattaattttatcagAACTTCGTACTCGTCTCAAAAAATCTCCTAAAATAGACAAGACAATATCTAAAACATCTGTCCTTTTGCTACTTCTTGTAACATTAGACTCATTTTGTATATCAATACACTCATCGCTTATGTGGGAGGCAAGTGAAGCTTCAAAGATCTTCAAAATATCATCAGGGTTTTCGTATATCTGATTTTGGAACCTTTTTACATTAATTAAATCTTCCAGTGACTGAAttaaaacacacttttcatacaTTCGTCTGCATAATACGTCTTCTTGTTCCGCCGCATCCATGATAATAATAGGCTCTGAAGAAATTTCTAGTCTTGTAGATAACATAAGTTGTTTCAAAAGAATTATGAAAACATCGTGAACAAGTAAATTGCGATCCGTTGATTTAAGGATAGTCACGAGCGGTGGCAGTAGATGtccaccttctaagctgtttttatttccttgagGTCCTACCTGAATAGTGTAATAGCCGTTAACTGGCGTTTGTTTAATGATTATCCtaggatgaaggaaaaaacatccGTTTTGAGTTTCAAAGGTTGAAAGTTCCAACGCCATGGATAGCACAACTTGTTccaattcattttttgttcgatTGGATAGACAAAAGATGATCA
Coding sequences within:
- the LOC131267066 gene encoding transport and Golgi organization protein 6 is translated as MDSKVLQEVINCIASLKATDISLAKLSDCLKSVPEHTALVDVSKSDTLWQITCNYYLVLTKFAEKNVEEQSDISSSQDTVDFHGAIDLVRQFTLHLYLPQELRRLTKSETQLHVIVEEQERIRRLSYCVAQFRSLFKNNRLALHSRMIDCVIDFMAGTYSLFGACAFSEMEGIAFPKEMMFKCLLRIKGCKELPLEISKAIHGNLLELTGEPGGFTALCRTLLTISGSEANVPVWHKSQVIAKIVASKGHTKRFYNQVLTDCFAMYQGAIYAKNENALTYTNTCVECLKQFYQLPIAYSELHNKIETYFMRRFQKLSSPEEFITGYVVVDQSKLLAELYECRMAFTGISINSLPSSILTPYLPLFLKLHSILPLGCKERSYLEEMIIFCLSNRTKNELEQVVLSMALELSTFETQNGCFFLHPRIIIKQTPVNGYYTIQVGPQGNKNSLEGGHLLPPLVTILKSTDRNLLVHDVFIILLKQLMLSTRLEISSEPIIIMDAAEQEDVLCRRMYEKCVLIQSLEDLINVKRFQNQIYENPDDILKIFEASLASHISDECIDIQNESNVTRSSKRTDVLDIVLSILGDFLRRVRSSDKINKIVRLLEQYKSLPGCTDQMKIKIDYICNTSMVDNDTISDSTCHNALSLCADSEPYSKVYGTTLLIKLIKERDVETVARRHTILILALENLMSEESYAFLNSVRLLVSLCEVFETETVEVLIKEYHSVDKNIDYRLKIGEAIIKIVEVLGPTAIRYRDELLNCFLFGMKNSVDEFRTSSLANIGNICRILSYQVHHFFYEVFACISCIMETDTFLPTRRAAILVLSQLIEGMEGLMDLQEYLISVYRFLKHVIVTDTDDVTKLQAAVALDHLKSKTKQFFTVYN